Within the Azospirillum brasilense genome, the region CATCGGGATGGTGGTCAGGTCGCTGTCGGCGATCACCTCGCCGGGCAGGATGCGGCGCGTCGGCACCGGCACCTCCACCATGATGTCGGCCTTGGCCTTCACCTCGACGACGCGCCCGTTGCTGCTCACCAACGCGCGTACCAGCCCGCCGCGCGGGTCGTAGGACAGGTCGCGCACCGCCTCCACCGGGCCGGAGAAGGGCGCGGTCAGCACCAGCGACACCCGCGCGTCCGGCGGCACCGTCGGGCCGAGCGAGGCCGCCAGCTCCTGCGCCAGCAGTGCCTCCACGGCCCCCTCGCCGTCGGACAGGGTGGCCGCCTGGGCGGGCGCGCCGAGCAGATGCAGGACGACCGCGAGTCCGGCCAGATGACGAACGGAACGCCGCATGGCGGTCACCGCATGTTGGAGAGGGTGGAGGCCATCTGGTCGCCGGCCTCGACCACCTTCGCGTTCATCTCGTAGGCGCGCTGGGCGGAGATGAGTTCGGTGATCTCCTGGACGACGTTGACGTTGGAGGATTCCAGGTACTTCTGCCGGATGGTGCCGAAGCCCGCCTGCCCGCCGGTGCCGTCCTGCGGCTCGCCCGAGGCGGGGGTGGCGCGGTAGAGGTTGTCGCCCATCGCCTCCAGCCCGGATTCGTTGACGAACACGGTCATCACCAGCTGGCCCAGCACGCGCGGGCGGGTCTGCCCGTCGACGAAGGCCTGCACCTCGCCCGACGCGTTCACGGCGATCTCCCGCGTGCCCTGCGGCACGGTGACCTCGGGCAGCACCGGGTGGCCGTCGCTGGTTACGATGGTGCCCTCCGGCGACAGCTTGAAGCCGCCGGCGCGGGTGTAGGCGGTCTCGCCCGCCGGCATGCGGATGTTGAAGTAGCCGCGCCCCTCGATGGCAAGGTCCAGCTCGTTCCCGGTGGAGGTCAGGTTGCCGGTCGTGTTGATGCGGTTGACCGCCCCCGGACGCACGCCGAGGCCGACCTCGATGCCGGTCGGGATGATGGTGCCGGCGTCGGTGGACTGGCTGCCCTGGCGCCGCTCCGACTGGTACATCAGGTCCTGGAACTCGGCGCGCCCGCGCTTGAAGGCGGTGGTGTTGATGTTGGCGATGTTGTTGGAGATGACCTCGACGTTCAACTGCTGGGCCATCATGCCGGTCGAAGCGATGCTGAGCACGCGCATGGACGCAATCTCCTGATTTTAAGCGGATTTGCCGAGGCGGTTGATGGCGGAGCGCAGCAGGTCCTGCCCGTCGTCCATCATGCGGGTGACCGACTGGTAGTCGCGCGTCAGCTCCATCATCCGCGACATCTCGGCGATGGACTGGACGTTGGACTGCTCGACCTTGCCCTGGATAATCCGGGTGTCGGG harbors:
- the flgA gene encoding flagellar basal body P-ring formation chaperone FlgA gives rise to the protein MRRSVRHLAGLAVVLHLLGAPAQAATLSDGEGAVEALLAQELAASLGPTVPPDARVSLVLTAPFSGPVEAVRDLSYDPRGGLVRALVSSNGRVVEVKAKADIMVEVPVPTRRILPGEVIADSDLTTIPMPLERLNGAVITSRDSLAGLASRRQLSAGRLIQTSAVGAPLVVQRNKPVSLVYEDGPLQLMARGRALQDGGVGELVRVMNVASNIVVTGTITGPQTVTVSGPPDAMPAIAAPAKF
- the flgG gene encoding flagellar basal-body rod protein FlgG, with the translated sequence MRVLSIASTGMMAQQLNVEVISNNIANINTTAFKRGRAEFQDLMYQSERRQGSQSTDAGTIIPTGIEVGLGVRPGAVNRINTTGNLTSTGNELDLAIEGRGYFNIRMPAGETAYTRAGGFKLSPEGTIVTSDGHPVLPEVTVPQGTREIAVNASGEVQAFVDGQTRPRVLGQLVMTVFVNESGLEAMGDNLYRATPASGEPQDGTGGQAGFGTIRQKYLESSNVNVVQEITELISAQRAYEMNAKVVEAGDQMASTLSNMR